One Lactobacillus sp. ESL0785 DNA window includes the following coding sequences:
- a CDS encoding alpha/beta hydrolase has product MQKNNNYKWLIFLLLIMVVLSIPSYFWMKKSNNARAERSKSLLSPVIMVPGSSATTERFNQLIDQLNKTTLHHHSVLKVNVSREAKLTYSGAIGKNDLEPFIIIGFDNNKDGYSNIKKQTKWLDVAFNSLMHNYKFNNFKAFGHSNGGLIWTYWLEHYYSQYSNETKMKCLMTLGTPYNFTENNLNNHTQMLADFIKYRSRLPQKLRVYSLSGGKNYESDGIVPESSVAAAKFIFQNQVKSYTAMTVTGKEADHSDLPQNKQVVQLIRQYLLVPEKQPKLNNRKDGQ; this is encoded by the coding sequence ATGCAAAAAAATAATAATTATAAGTGGTTAATTTTCTTACTGCTGATTATGGTTGTCCTGTCTATACCTAGCTATTTTTGGATGAAAAAATCTAATAATGCTCGTGCTGAGCGCAGTAAGTCACTGTTATCGCCAGTAATTATGGTGCCAGGCTCAAGTGCAACAACAGAACGTTTTAACCAATTAATTGATCAATTGAATAAGACAACGTTGCACCATCATAGTGTGTTGAAGGTTAACGTTTCACGTGAAGCAAAATTAACATATAGTGGGGCAATTGGCAAAAATGACCTAGAACCGTTTATTATTATTGGCTTTGATAATAATAAGGATGGCTATAGCAATATTAAGAAGCAAACTAAATGGCTGGATGTTGCCTTTAATTCGCTCATGCATAACTATAAATTCAATAATTTTAAGGCTTTTGGTCATTCTAATGGGGGACTGATCTGGACTTACTGGTTAGAGCATTATTATTCGCAATATTCTAATGAGACAAAAATGAAGTGTTTGATGACTTTGGGCACACCGTACAATTTTACAGAAAATAACTTAAATAATCATACGCAAATGTTGGCTGATTTTATTAAATATCGGTCGCGATTACCGCAAAAGCTGCGCGTTTATTCATTGTCTGGCGGCAAAAATTATGAATCTGATGGCATTGTTCCAGAATCTAGTGTGGCGGCTGCTAAATTTATTTTTCAAAATCAAGTTAAATCTTACACGGCAATGACGGTTACGGGAAAAGAAGCCGATCATTCTGATTTGCCACAAAACAAACAGGTTGTTCAATTAATCCGGCAATATTTGTTAGTGCCGGAGAAACAACCTAAGCTGAATAATAGAAAGGACGGACAATAA
- a CDS encoding APC family permease yields the protein MKNNKQGSDKLGFGAMVFLAINLIIGSGIFLTPGSVVKQAGSKTLFIYLAAAFVASILALPFAAASKYVNKAGASYAYSKAAFGFKFGFYIGATCYFATSAAWGVASVGITKSALSVLGANSNSILNVTVGLGVLMTIITIVNLFGQKFIKKVMNMATLGKLSTLLLIIVAGVILLLVTGVSHRLNEVDQIRINGQQVVPALTMSGTVMAVVSAFYAFTGFESVASGAEDMENPEKNLPRAIPLAILTVALIYIGVLTVALKLNPDVLLKTKQVIALAAIFNNEILRDVVLIGALVSMLGLNFAYSFSTPRILEAMAREKQISKKLTKRTEKNFPLRTYFISAILAIVIPLSFQYNMTNLITLSAIVRFLEFTIVPLAVICFYFDKSKEQVLAANKNIWTDLVLPVLAVILVVFLLTEYNWREQFGVIVNNRVIGVNWYAIIAMIFGFCILPFIMYLISRSEWEK from the coding sequence ATGAAAAATAATAAACAGGGAAGTGACAAACTAGGCTTTGGTGCCATGGTTTTTCTGGCAATTAATTTAATTATTGGGTCAGGAATTTTTTTGACACCCGGAAGTGTAGTTAAGCAGGCAGGAAGTAAAACACTTTTTATTTATTTGGCTGCTGCATTTGTTGCTTCAATTCTTGCGTTGCCTTTTGCTGCCGCATCGAAATATGTTAATAAAGCAGGTGCCTCGTATGCATATTCAAAGGCAGCTTTTGGTTTTAAATTTGGCTTTTATATTGGTGCAACTTGTTATTTTGCAACCAGTGCTGCTTGGGGCGTCGCTTCAGTTGGAATTACTAAATCGGCGCTATCTGTTTTGGGAGCTAACTCTAATAGTATACTTAATGTGACAGTCGGCTTAGGGGTACTAATGACGATTATTACGATCGTTAATTTATTTGGCCAGAAGTTCATCAAAAAGGTAATGAATATGGCTACGCTTGGTAAATTATCTACGCTACTATTAATTATTGTTGCTGGGGTTATTTTGCTGCTTGTAACTGGAGTTTCACACCGATTAAACGAGGTTGATCAGATTAGAATTAATGGTCAGCAAGTAGTTCCAGCTTTAACAATGAGTGGCACAGTGATGGCCGTTGTCTCGGCCTTTTATGCTTTTACGGGTTTTGAATCAGTGGCATCAGGTGCTGAAGATATGGAAAATCCTGAAAAGAATTTGCCACGAGCAATTCCGCTGGCAATTTTAACTGTTGCTCTGATCTATATTGGCGTTTTAACTGTTGCCTTAAAGTTGAATCCTGACGTCCTACTTAAAACCAAGCAGGTTATTGCTTTAGCTGCAATATTTAATAACGAAATTTTGCGGGATGTTGTCTTGATTGGGGCTTTAGTGTCAATGTTAGGGTTGAATTTTGCTTACAGCTTTAGTACACCACGAATTTTGGAAGCAATGGCTCGCGAAAAGCAAATCTCTAAGAAATTGACTAAGAGAACGGAGAAAAACTTTCCCCTCAGAACTTACTTTATTTCTGCTATCTTGGCAATTGTAATTCCGTTATCATTTCAATATAATATGACTAATTTGATTACATTAAGTGCAATCGTCCGTTTTTTAGAGTTTACAATTGTGCCGCTAGCAGTGATTTGCTTTTACTTTGATAAAAGTAAGGAACAGGTTCTTGCAGCCAATAAGAATATTTGGACAGATTTGGTATTGCCAGTTTTAGCAGTAATTTTAGTTGTTTTCTTGTTAACTGAGTATAATTGGCGTGAACAGTTTGGGGTAATTGTGAATAATCGGGTAATTGGTGTTAATTGGTATGCGATTATTGCGATGATCTTTGGCTTTTGTATATTACCATTTATTATGTATCTGATCTCGCGGTCAGAGTGGGAAAAGTGA
- a CDS encoding PTS sugar transporter subunit IIC — protein sequence MVDFTTKVVLWVQKRSFFQGVQNTLIMLMPVAVMGSYFQLLFDLVFSPNGMIYNIFDLDKIISDHLWYAGSFVTRGMVAVTFGVFGVYAAYFMARYTARIYHRDSTMAGMAAVLVILFCSYASSSGKDSRMPFTTGLLQVDGVFIALVIGYCVGQVFRLLGKEYQPVAAENSSWIRHRAWLSVEPMIVSLFLGIILGIIIYELQLKMLNSASFSELVSRLQTTNNLAEVLLLSAVVTFLSWLGIGYPLRSLSGTINNAYTAENLTSALRHGNSWNVPYKFLGSSLINSYGTMGGASIVLALIVLLLLRRKNHEIESVARISLLPVAFNSTLGFTIGLPLVLNPLFMLPAIILPLINMLLAACAISLHFLPVCVYPILKGTPGILIPFFGTNGNWLALMFTIILFILDLLLLLPVVKVDEHLEELLRIKQGDLIDAKK from the coding sequence ATGGTCGATTTTACTACTAAAGTTGTATTATGGGTGCAAAAGCGCTCTTTCTTTCAGGGGGTACAAAATACATTGATAATGTTGATGCCTGTTGCTGTTATGGGTTCATATTTTCAATTGCTGTTTGACCTCGTTTTTTCACCTAATGGAATGATTTATAATATTTTTGACTTGGATAAGATTATTTCTGATCATCTCTGGTATGCTGGCTCCTTTGTAACACGTGGAATGGTGGCAGTTACTTTTGGCGTATTTGGTGTTTATGCAGCTTATTTTATGGCGCGCTATACTGCTAGAATATACCATCGGGATTCGACAATGGCTGGAATGGCTGCGGTATTGGTAATTTTATTTTGTTCATATGCTTCAAGCAGCGGCAAAGATAGTCGGATGCCTTTTACAACTGGCTTACTGCAAGTTGATGGTGTTTTTATTGCCTTAGTTATTGGTTATTGTGTTGGTCAAGTCTTTCGCCTGTTAGGTAAAGAATATCAACCTGTTGCTGCCGAAAACTCAAGTTGGATTCGTCACCGGGCTTGGCTGAGTGTTGAACCAATGATTGTTTCGCTTTTTTTGGGAATTATTTTAGGAATTATCATTTATGAGTTGCAATTAAAAATGTTGAATTCGGCTAGTTTTAGTGAATTAGTGAGTCGCTTGCAGACAACCAATAATTTAGCAGAAGTGCTGCTACTTTCGGCAGTCGTTACTTTTTTGAGTTGGCTGGGAATTGGGTACCCGTTGCGCTCACTTTCAGGAACAATTAATAATGCCTATACTGCAGAGAATTTAACATCCGCGTTACGTCATGGCAATTCGTGGAATGTACCGTATAAGTTTTTGGGGAGTTCATTGATTAACAGCTACGGGACGATGGGCGGAGCCAGTATTGTCTTAGCGCTTATTGTTTTACTGCTTTTACGACGTAAAAATCATGAAATTGAGTCAGTTGCGCGAATTAGTTTGCTGCCAGTTGCCTTTAATTCAACGCTGGGATTCACGATTGGGCTGCCATTAGTTTTGAATCCCTTGTTTATGTTACCCGCAATTATTTTACCGCTGATTAATATGTTACTGGCTGCTTGTGCGATTAGTTTACATTTTTTGCCAGTCTGTGTGTATCCAATTTTGAAAGGGACACCAGGAATATTAATTCCATTTTTTGGGACAAACGGTAATTGGCTAGCGTTAATGTTTACAATAATTTTGTTTATTTTGGATCTGTTGTTGCTATTGCCCGTTGTTAAGGTTGATGAACATCTAGAAGAACTGTTGCGTATTAAACAAGGAGACTTAATTGATGCAAAAAAATAA
- a CDS encoding branched-chain amino acid aminotransferase, with translation MKQKLADLDWNNLGFEYRDLPYRYEAKYKDGQWQEGKMIEDSTLTLSEGAEVLHYGQEIFEGLKAYRRKDGKINLFRPDQNAHRFALSAKRLTMPVYPEDKFVAAVKQVVLANKEYVPPYDSGATLYIRPFMIGTSKALGVDAATEYTFRIFATPVGAYIKGLNPAAYKVSEYDRAAYAGTGQAKTSGNYASSLLPSVEAHQTGFADCLYLDPREHKYVDEFGGANFFGITQDGQFVTPKSKSILVSITKRSLLEVAKHQGLNPVERQITLEEAFKMKEAGAMGTAAVISPVGSITYQGQKHVIYSEEKTGPVTTKLYNELIAIQYGDKKGPEGWVQTID, from the coding sequence ATGAAACAAAAATTAGCAGATCTTGATTGGAATAATCTGGGCTTTGAATATCGCGATTTACCTTATCGCTATGAGGCTAAATATAAAGATGGTCAATGGCAGGAAGGCAAGATGATTGAAGATTCAACTCTTACTCTTTCTGAGGGCGCTGAAGTATTACATTACGGCCAAGAAATTTTTGAAGGTTTGAAGGCTTACCGTCGTAAAGATGGGAAAATTAACCTCTTTCGTCCTGACCAAAATGCTCATCGTTTTGCCTTATCAGCTAAGCGATTAACAATGCCAGTATATCCTGAAGATAAATTTGTTGCTGCTGTTAAGCAAGTGGTGCTAGCAAATAAAGAATATGTTCCACCTTATGATAGTGGTGCGACATTATATATTCGCCCGTTTATGATTGGTACCTCGAAGGCTTTGGGAGTGGATGCTGCTACTGAATATACATTTCGAATTTTTGCAACGCCAGTTGGTGCTTACATTAAAGGCTTAAATCCTGCAGCTTATAAAGTTAGTGAATATGATCGAGCTGCTTATGCCGGTACTGGTCAAGCTAAGACATCTGGTAACTATGCTAGCAGCTTGTTACCATCAGTTGAGGCTCACCAAACTGGATTCGCTGATTGTTTGTACCTTGATCCGCGGGAACATAAGTATGTTGATGAATTTGGTGGTGCGAACTTCTTTGGCATTACGCAAGATGGACAATTCGTTACACCAAAATCAAAATCAATTTTAGTTTCAATTACTAAACGGTCATTGTTAGAAGTTGCAAAGCATCAAGGTTTAAATCCGGTTGAACGGCAAATTACTTTGGAAGAAGCCTTTAAGATGAAGGAAGCTGGTGCGATGGGTACTGCTGCCGTTATTTCGCCAGTTGGTTCAATTACTTATCAAGGACAAAAGCACGTTATTTATAGCGAAGAAAAGACTGGACCAGTTACGACCAAATTGTATAATGAATTGATTGCTATTCAGTATGGCGATAAGAAGGGTCCAGAAGGCTGGGTTCAAACAATCGATTAA
- a CDS encoding AAA family ATPase: MQYEKQPTKIEVIGGRVNNLKNINVAIPLHRFVVISGLSGSGKSSLAMGILYSEGARRYLDSLATYTRRRISQVGRAEVDEVRHIPSALALRQRPPMPGVRSTVGTVTEVFNILRLIFSRLGSPVCPNGHRIKSTIKIAQAMDLSGAAMGQITCPVCGVHFYAFSAEDFAFNSDGACKECQGLGTVEQIDDSKIIADENLSLEQGAVATWQIPGRNWMWRIARELGVRVDVPYRELNTKEKQIVLHGKERKIPVDVPTSTGRVYHLNALYENAYQAVANSRRTTKSERGLARIDAFYRFNTCPRCHGYRIDPSRWSQLVAGKNIVEAEQLTLGQLDKYMQEILIALPANMQALAQDLTGELMHQVKPLLKLGLDYLSLERQASSLSTGELQRIQLGRTLRTETTGVLYVLDEPSVGLHPDNVAGLIEIFHELVNQGNSLVVVDHETSIINAADWIIEIGPGSGDKGGQIIAQGTPEQVKQDAVSHIGPYLTGTAVLNVRPLATSTDLFKQGEISFTINRRFNLRDVHARIPVGRLTSITGFSGAGKTTMILDSLLPALKAHKKQESGPSWVRDLTSGGITNVISVDSAPVGKNQRSTVATYTDIMTNLRKLFAKQPLAKKLQYRAAHFSYNNKEGACPACGGTGVIALDIQYLPDMVETCSTCGGQRYNSDVLRVKWHGLSIADVLAFSVDEVLEQELFAKIPAIQKTIVTLHDMSLGYLHLGESTPALSGGEAQRLKLTSHLHRRQTGSLFVFDEPTVGLHPYDVRNLLGVFQKLLAKQATIITITHDLDIMANSDYMIDMGPRGGKQGGQIIACGLPVDISKNTSSLTAKYLQAHYHLYQK; the protein is encoded by the coding sequence ATGCAATATGAAAAGCAGCCAACTAAAATTGAAGTTATTGGTGGTCGCGTTAATAACTTAAAAAATATTAATGTTGCGATTCCATTGCATCGATTTGTTGTAATTTCGGGACTTAGTGGCTCAGGTAAATCCAGTTTAGCAATGGGAATTCTCTATTCTGAAGGTGCAAGACGGTATCTTGATTCACTTGCGACCTATACAAGACGGCGAATTAGTCAGGTTGGTCGTGCAGAGGTTGATGAGGTTCGGCATATTCCGTCTGCTTTAGCGTTAAGACAACGTCCGCCAATGCCAGGTGTGCGGTCAACAGTGGGCACGGTAACGGAAGTTTTTAATATTTTACGTCTGATTTTTTCAAGATTGGGTTCACCAGTTTGTCCGAATGGCCACCGGATTAAGTCAACAATTAAAATTGCGCAGGCAATGGACTTATCTGGCGCAGCAATGGGTCAGATAACCTGTCCTGTCTGTGGCGTGCATTTTTATGCTTTTAGTGCGGAAGACTTTGCCTTTAATTCAGATGGTGCCTGCAAAGAATGTCAGGGACTAGGAACGGTTGAACAGATTGATGATAGTAAAATTATTGCTGATGAAAATTTATCCTTAGAGCAAGGAGCAGTTGCTACTTGGCAAATTCCTGGACGGAACTGGATGTGGCGGATTGCACGTGAATTGGGAGTGCGGGTCGATGTTCCATATCGCGAATTGAATACGAAAGAAAAGCAAATTGTGTTGCATGGCAAAGAACGTAAAATACCGGTTGATGTCCCAACATCTACTGGTCGTGTGTATCATCTTAATGCCTTGTACGAAAACGCGTATCAGGCAGTTGCTAATTCACGCAGGACGACTAAGTCTGAGCGCGGTTTAGCTCGGATTGATGCTTTTTATCGTTTTAATACTTGCCCACGTTGTCATGGCTACCGTATTGATCCTAGTCGTTGGTCACAATTAGTTGCTGGTAAGAATATCGTTGAAGCTGAACAGTTGACCTTAGGTCAATTGGATAAGTATATGCAAGAGATATTAATCGCATTGCCAGCAAATATGCAGGCTTTGGCACAAGATTTAACTGGTGAGTTGATGCATCAAGTTAAGCCACTACTTAAGTTGGGCTTAGATTATTTAAGTTTAGAGCGGCAGGCTAGCAGTCTGTCAACGGGTGAACTGCAGCGAATTCAGTTAGGCCGGACGTTGAGAACAGAAACTACAGGTGTACTTTATGTCTTGGATGAACCATCAGTTGGCTTGCATCCAGACAATGTTGCTGGACTAATTGAGATCTTTCATGAGTTAGTTAATCAGGGAAACTCGCTTGTTGTGGTTGACCATGAAACCTCAATCATTAATGCCGCTGATTGGATTATTGAAATTGGTCCAGGTTCAGGTGATAAAGGTGGTCAAATTATTGCGCAGGGTACGCCTGAACAGGTTAAGCAAGATGCAGTTTCGCATATTGGTCCTTACCTAACAGGCACTGCAGTACTGAATGTGCGGCCCCTAGCAACGTCAACCGATTTATTTAAGCAAGGAGAAATCTCATTTACAATTAATCGGCGGTTTAATTTAAGAGATGTTCATGCGCGAATCCCAGTGGGACGGTTAACATCAATTACTGGCTTTTCTGGTGCTGGTAAGACAACAATGATTCTTGATTCGTTGCTTCCAGCTCTTAAGGCACACAAAAAGCAAGAGTCTGGGCCATCTTGGGTAAGGGATTTAACTAGTGGCGGTATTACCAACGTGATTAGTGTTGACTCTGCCCCAGTTGGTAAAAATCAACGCTCAACGGTTGCAACGTACACTGATATTATGACGAATTTACGTAAGTTATTTGCTAAGCAGCCGTTAGCTAAAAAACTGCAATATCGAGCAGCGCATTTTTCGTATAATAATAAAGAAGGTGCATGTCCTGCTTGTGGTGGTACTGGAGTAATCGCACTAGATATTCAATATTTACCTGATATGGTAGAAACTTGTTCGACTTGTGGCGGGCAGCGCTATAATTCTGACGTATTACGGGTAAAGTGGCATGGCTTAAGTATTGCTGATGTTCTGGCTTTTTCTGTTGATGAGGTTCTTGAGCAAGAATTATTTGCCAAAATACCAGCAATTCAGAAAACCATTGTGACTTTGCATGATATGAGCTTGGGCTACTTGCATTTGGGTGAATCAACGCCAGCTCTATCTGGTGGTGAGGCGCAACGTTTAAAGTTAACTAGTCATTTGCATCGCAGACAGACAGGGAGTTTATTTGTTTTTGATGAGCCAACAGTTGGCTTGCATCCATATGATGTTCGCAACTTATTAGGAGTTTTTCAAAAATTATTAGCTAAACAAGCAACAATTATTACAATTACTCATGATCTAGATATTATGGCTAATAGTGATTATATGATTGACATGGGGCCACGTGGTGGTAAGCAAGGTGGCCAAATTATTGCCTGTGGGTTACCTGTGGATATCTCGAAAAATACCAGCAGTTTAACGGCTAAATATTTGCAAGCACATTATCATCTATACCAAAAGTAA
- a CDS encoding ATP-dependent Clp protease ATP-binding subunit has protein sequence MAYFDNDFDNLFNELNSSFFGNQDDHNNGAVPIHYSGSMNFSPQNFNGQAQAVQPNAQKEKPIGVDLVEQAKNNKYDPVIGRDEQIQEVIEILSRRKKNNPVLVGPAGVGKTAIVEGLAQRIASGNVPDKMKDKHIIEVNVNDMVAGSSLRGSFEERLKKVIDQAKKDPNIILFIDELHNIVGAGSTDSENNSGDAANILKPALASGDLNLIGATTTGEYRRIENDAALARRFQPVQVPEPSADVTVKILQGLKKKYEDYHHVKYDDSALRLAVELSQRYIQGRHLPDKAIDLMDEAGAKKGLDTVPEDEASLQERIAKLEKEKKAAAEKEDYAKADTLKKQIKELTDKKDHVHDVASPRVTDQDIYALIEAKTKIPMSELHASEGQHNIDLAKHLKEAVIDQDNAIDIITDAIARKQVFKDTDRPTGSFLLTGPTGVGKTELAKQLAIQLFGGENHLIRLDMSEYQDQMAVNKLIGSAPGYVGYGEGGQLTEKVRHQPYSLILLDEIEKANPQVFNALLQIMDDGRLTDAQGRTVSFKDTILIMTSNAGFSDKLLKDGKVDHDKMIKVLENYFRPEFLNRLDAIVPFNSLSPEDMTKIIDIYLKKMTSVLAKRKVKVEVSPDAKAYLAEKGYDKKFGARPLRRVVEQDLETPIAKLLMKEPETKEVKFTADKQHVYLNGAAILTINSKVESEAEKVEKEEK, from the coding sequence ATGGCATACTTTGATAATGATTTTGACAATTTATTTAACGAATTAAACAGTTCTTTCTTTGGTAATCAGGATGATCATAATAATGGAGCAGTTCCTATCCATTATTCTGGCAGTATGAATTTTTCACCGCAGAATTTTAACGGTCAGGCTCAAGCAGTGCAGCCAAATGCTCAAAAAGAAAAGCCGATTGGTGTGGATTTGGTCGAACAAGCGAAGAATAATAAGTATGATCCGGTAATTGGTCGTGATGAACAAATTCAGGAAGTAATCGAAATTCTGAGTCGGCGTAAGAAGAATAATCCTGTACTTGTTGGTCCCGCTGGTGTTGGTAAAACAGCAATTGTTGAAGGCTTAGCCCAAAGAATTGCAAGCGGCAATGTTCCAGACAAAATGAAAGACAAGCACATCATTGAAGTTAATGTTAATGATATGGTTGCTGGTTCTAGCTTACGTGGTAGTTTTGAAGAACGGCTCAAGAAGGTAATTGATCAAGCGAAAAAAGACCCGAATATTATCTTGTTTATTGATGAATTACATAATATTGTTGGCGCTGGTTCAACAGATTCTGAAAATAACAGCGGGGATGCTGCTAATATCTTGAAACCAGCCTTAGCAAGTGGTGACCTGAACTTAATTGGGGCAACAACAACAGGTGAATACCGCAGAATTGAAAATGATGCTGCATTAGCACGGCGGTTCCAACCAGTCCAGGTTCCAGAACCATCAGCTGATGTGACAGTTAAAATTTTACAAGGACTTAAAAAGAAATATGAGGACTATCATCATGTTAAATATGATGATAGTGCATTGCGTTTAGCAGTTGAATTATCGCAACGGTATATTCAAGGTCGGCATTTACCGGATAAAGCAATTGATTTAATGGATGAAGCTGGTGCTAAAAAAGGCTTGGATACTGTGCCTGAAGACGAAGCTAGCTTGCAGGAGCGCATTGCTAAATTAGAAAAAGAAAAGAAGGCTGCTGCTGAAAAAGAAGATTATGCCAAGGCTGACACTTTAAAGAAGCAAATTAAGGAATTAACAGACAAAAAAGATCACGTTCACGATGTTGCTTCACCGCGGGTTACGGATCAGGATATTTATGCTTTAATTGAAGCTAAAACTAAGATCCCAATGAGTGAATTACATGCAAGCGAGGGCCAACACAATATTGATTTGGCTAAACACCTGAAGGAAGCTGTCATCGATCAAGATAATGCAATTGACATTATTACCGATGCGATTGCGCGTAAGCAGGTCTTTAAGGATACTGATCGGCCAACGGGTTCATTCTTGCTTACTGGTCCAACAGGAGTTGGTAAGACCGAACTTGCTAAACAACTAGCGATTCAATTATTTGGTGGTGAAAATCACCTGATTCGACTTGATATGTCAGAATATCAAGACCAAATGGCAGTTAACAAGTTAATTGGTTCTGCTCCGGGTTATGTTGGCTATGGCGAAGGAGGTCAATTAACTGAAAAGGTTCGTCACCAACCATATAGTCTGATTTTGCTTGATGAAATTGAAAAGGCTAATCCACAAGTCTTTAATGCTTTATTGCAGATTATGGATGATGGGCGGTTAACAGATGCTCAAGGTAGAACAGTTTCCTTCAAGGATACAATCTTGATTATGACTTCTAATGCCGGTTTTTCTGATAAGTTACTTAAGGATGGTAAAGTCGATCATGATAAGATGATTAAGGTCTTGGAAAATTACTTTAGACCAGAATTTTTGAATCGGCTAGACGCCATTGTGCCATTTAATTCTTTGAGTCCAGAGGATATGACTAAAATTATCGATATTTACCTCAAAAAGATGACCAGTGTTCTTGCTAAGAGAAAGGTTAAAGTAGAAGTAAGTCCTGACGCCAAGGCATATCTTGCTGAAAAAGGCTATGATAAGAAATTTGGTGCGCGGCCACTGCGGCGGGTAGTTGAGCAAGACTTAGAAACACCGATTGCTAAATTGCTGATGAAAGAACCAGAAACTAAAGAAGTTAAATTTACAGCTGATAAGCAGCATGTTTATTTAAATGGTGCGGCAATTTTAACTATTAATTCAAAAGTAGAATCTGAAGCTGAAAAAGTCGAAAAAGAAGAAAAATAG
- a CDS encoding DUF975 family protein gives MTRVELKQEAKKQLHGNWLWAAGVVAIVFIISSLISSSGIFTANIDFNDISKWLLDLLLEFILMIFVSFLTESYAITFLNLRDGKKDGVIKSAFSVFAANLFVPELLNYLMQIIFELLWTLLLIIPGAIKGYSYALTPYIVKDMADSGKKVSFTAGITASKELMRGHKWELFVLDLSFWGWYILLFGCGILIGYLFGLIINLNSYYPVVYSITGNLFMGLGGLVLAPYVQTTKANFYRNLAGEQFSK, from the coding sequence ATGACTAGAGTAGAATTAAAACAAGAAGCAAAAAAGCAGCTGCATGGCAATTGGCTGTGGGCTGCGGGAGTAGTTGCAATTGTTTTTATAATCAGTTCACTTATTTCAAGTTCAGGTATTTTTACAGCTAACATTGATTTTAATGATATATCCAAATGGTTGTTAGACCTGCTGCTTGAATTTATTTTAATGATTTTTGTTAGCTTTTTGACTGAGAGTTATGCAATTACTTTTTTAAATTTGCGTGATGGTAAAAAAGATGGTGTTATTAAGTCAGCTTTTTCGGTCTTTGCTGCTAATTTATTTGTTCCTGAATTATTGAATTATCTGATGCAAATAATCTTTGAATTGTTGTGGACTTTGTTATTAATAATTCCGGGAGCAATCAAGGGGTATTCTTATGCGCTGACACCGTATATTGTTAAAGATATGGCTGATAGTGGTAAAAAAGTTAGCTTTACTGCGGGTATTACAGCTAGTAAAGAGTTGATGCGCGGTCATAAGTGGGAATTATTTGTACTTGATCTTAGTTTTTGGGGTTGGTATATCCTTTTATTTGGTTGTGGAATACTGATTGGCTATCTTTTTGGTCTAATTATTAATTTAAATTCCTATTATCCGGTTGTATATTCGATTACTGGTAATTTATTTATGGGGCTTGGTGGCTTAGTGTTAGCACCGTATGTTCAAACAACTAAGGCTAATTTTTATCGTAATTTAGCTGGTGAACAATTTAGTAAGTAA